One window from the genome of Paracoccus zhejiangensis encodes:
- a CDS encoding (d)CMP kinase has translation MPFTIAIDGPAASGKGTIARALSLTFGFHHLDTGLLYRATGAKGGDPVAAARGLTPEDLARGDLRSAEAGQAASRVAAIPEVRAALVVFQREFARREPGAVLDGRDIGTVICPGAEVKLFVTASDIVRAGRRAAELGADPAEMLIQLRERDARDASREAAPMRPAEDALLLDTSEMTIEAAVASAVAAVRVGLDRRDGAGQ, from the coding sequence ATGCCCTTTACCATCGCCATCGACGGACCCGCCGCCTCGGGCAAGGGCACCATCGCCCGCGCCCTGTCGCTGACCTTCGGGTTTCACCACCTGGATACCGGCCTTCTCTACCGCGCTACCGGCGCCAAGGGCGGCGATCCGGTGGCGGCGGCGCGGGGCCTAACGCCCGAGGACCTGGCCCGTGGCGACTTGCGCAGCGCCGAGGCCGGACAGGCCGCCAGCCGTGTCGCGGCGATTCCCGAGGTGCGGGCGGCGCTGGTTGTTTTCCAACGGGAATTTGCCCGTCGCGAGCCCGGCGCGGTGCTGGACGGGCGCGACATCGGCACGGTGATCTGCCCCGGGGCCGAGGTGAAGCTGTTCGTCACCGCCTCGGATATCGTGCGCGCCGGCCGGCGGGCTGCGGAACTTGGGGCTGATCCGGCCGAAATGCTGATCCAGCTGCGGGAACGCGATGCCCGCGACGCCTCGCGCGAGGCCGCGCCGATGCGGCCGGCCGAGGACGCGCTGCTACTCGATACCAGCGAGATGACCATCGAGGCGGCGGTAGCGAGTGCCGTTGCCGCGGTCCGGGTCGGTCTCGACCGCCGCGACGGGGCAGGGCAGTGA